Proteins from a genomic interval of Gordonia sp. SL306:
- a CDS encoding allantoinase PuuE, with amino-acid sequence MSETYPRDLRGYAEQPPMWRWPGGKKLAVSVVINWEEGAEHNVLHGDDSSENGGCDVADGRPRFGARDLRTESMYNFGTRVGVWRLLDILDAYRVPASVFACGMAVERYPELAAEFAFRGHEICGHGYRWIDYHGVAEETERDHIARTVDAITSATGRRPLGWYTGRTSPNTRRLVVEHGGLLYDSDAYDDELPYWDSEFGKPHLVLPYAFDTNDMRLATTPGLATGRQFGDELIDTLDELLLGGSEAPRMMSLGLHLRLVGRPARAHAVRRFLEYASAHPDVWFARRIDIARWWMGQNELRNDDDSSRARSQRAN; translated from the coding sequence TTGAGTGAAACGTATCCCCGCGACCTGCGCGGTTACGCGGAGCAACCCCCGATGTGGCGGTGGCCGGGAGGCAAGAAGCTCGCGGTCAGCGTGGTGATCAACTGGGAGGAAGGCGCCGAACACAATGTGCTCCACGGCGATGACTCGTCGGAGAACGGCGGTTGCGACGTCGCCGACGGTCGGCCGCGGTTCGGGGCGCGCGACCTGCGGACCGAATCGATGTACAACTTCGGTACACGGGTCGGAGTATGGCGACTCCTCGACATCCTCGACGCCTATCGCGTACCCGCATCGGTGTTCGCGTGTGGGATGGCGGTGGAGCGCTATCCAGAACTGGCCGCCGAGTTCGCGTTTCGCGGCCATGAGATCTGCGGCCACGGATATCGATGGATCGACTATCACGGCGTCGCCGAGGAGACGGAGCGCGATCACATCGCGCGGACGGTCGACGCCATCACCTCGGCGACCGGACGGCGACCCCTCGGTTGGTACACGGGCCGCACCAGTCCGAACACCCGCCGCCTCGTGGTCGAACACGGCGGCCTTCTCTACGACAGCGATGCCTACGACGACGAACTCCCGTACTGGGACAGCGAGTTCGGTAAGCCGCATCTGGTGCTTCCGTACGCGTTCGACACCAACGACATGCGACTGGCCACCACGCCGGGACTGGCAACCGGCCGTCAGTTCGGCGACGAACTGATCGACACGCTCGATGAACTGCTCCTCGGTGGATCCGAGGCGCCACGCATGATGAGCCTGGGACTGCACCTACGCCTCGTCGGGCGGCCCGCGAGGGCGCACGCGGTCCGGCGCTTCCTGGAGTACGCGAGCGCACACCCGGACGTCTGGTTCGCCCGGCGCATCGACATCGCTCGCTGGTGGATGGGACAGAACGAGCTCAGGAACGACGACGACTCGTCGAGAGCCCGCAGCCAACGGGCGAATTGA
- a CDS encoding ABC transporter ATP-binding protein, producing the protein MTTIDTTTSTPVTLDRVTKEYWQKGRCTTALDECTLEIAAGEFFSLLGPSGTGKTTLLNLLAGFERPDSGTVRVGDRQVRTAGPDRAVVFQAPTLYPWLTAAGNVAEGLRHLHLSRRERKARALQQLSEVGLEHAAGRYPHQMSGGMAQRVGIARALAMQPDVLVMDEPFAALDAYVRREMQELAVRLQQERQVTTLFVTHSIEEALVLSDRIATMADGQVTEIFEVDSPHPRDVTSSEFNHLRRAIADRIEAGVRAERERVR; encoded by the coding sequence ATGACCACGATCGACACCACGACGTCCACGCCCGTGACACTGGACCGGGTCACCAAGGAGTACTGGCAGAAAGGACGCTGCACCACGGCCCTCGATGAGTGCACACTCGAGATCGCAGCCGGCGAGTTCTTCTCGCTGCTCGGTCCGAGTGGCACCGGCAAGACCACCCTGCTCAATCTGCTCGCCGGATTCGAACGACCCGACTCGGGAACGGTTCGGGTCGGTGATCGCCAGGTGCGCACCGCAGGACCCGACCGTGCCGTGGTCTTCCAGGCGCCGACCCTGTACCCCTGGCTCACTGCGGCAGGCAACGTGGCCGAGGGCCTGCGGCACCTCCATCTGTCGCGGCGCGAACGCAAGGCGAGAGCGCTGCAACAGCTTTCCGAGGTCGGTCTGGAGCACGCCGCCGGCCGGTATCCGCACCAGATGTCCGGCGGCATGGCGCAGCGCGTGGGCATCGCGCGGGCGCTCGCGATGCAACCCGACGTGCTCGTGATGGACGAACCGTTCGCTGCCCTGGACGCGTATGTGCGCCGCGAGATGCAGGAGCTCGCCGTGCGGCTGCAACAAGAGCGTCAGGTGACCACCCTGTTCGTCACCCACTCCATCGAAGAGGCTCTGGTCCTCAGCGATCGGATCGCCACCATGGCCGACGGTCAGGTGACCGAGATCTTCGAGGTCGACTCACCGCATCCGCGCGATGTGACATCGTCGGAGTTCAACCATCTGCGACGCGCGATCGCCGATCGTATCGAGGCCGGCGTACGTGCCGAACGAGAGCGGGTCCGTTGA
- a CDS encoding ABC transporter substrate-binding protein, translated as MRRARFTKRLTTTLAAVAVAASTALVAGCGSDTSSDSIVVASPQCAHCLSMSLLPDKMPGQDVTYQNFTKLSDLSTGLASGQINVGQIDYTALVSLISKGLPIVAISGQVNGGSDFVVSPKLGLNANDWPAFTAAAKKAKADGQPLKIASQFGTVQDIELRLELPMKGIDPNNDVEMTNVPYEGMGQALSNDSVDAAIPAQPFAAEIIDQKFAEHFTFPYDQAAGDLTNVVVVSKDYIAKQPDKVKAVAQGMSELVPYLKTPEGQQDWIGAIKKYTNVPQPAIDEAMTQLSPSVDMPFTQIKAIADAMYAQKLISKPLTDAQLREHIDYSMLATATGQPSTELGDAQ; from the coding sequence ATGCGCCGTGCACGATTCACCAAGAGACTGACCACCACCCTGGCCGCCGTCGCGGTCGCCGCGTCGACCGCCCTTGTCGCCGGCTGCGGCAGCGACACCTCGAGTGACAGCATCGTGGTGGCCTCGCCCCAATGCGCACACTGCCTCTCGATGTCGCTGCTGCCCGACAAGATGCCGGGACAAGACGTCACCTACCAGAATTTCACCAAGCTGTCGGATCTCAGCACCGGCCTCGCGTCGGGCCAGATCAACGTCGGACAGATCGACTACACCGCACTCGTCAGCCTCATCTCCAAGGGACTGCCGATCGTCGCGATCAGCGGGCAGGTCAATGGTGGCTCGGACTTCGTGGTCAGCCCGAAGCTGGGACTGAACGCGAACGACTGGCCTGCCTTCACCGCCGCGGCGAAGAAGGCCAAGGCCGACGGTCAGCCGCTGAAGATCGCATCACAGTTCGGCACCGTCCAGGACATCGAATTGCGCCTGGAGCTCCCGATGAAGGGCATCGACCCCAACAACGACGTGGAGATGACCAACGTGCCCTATGAGGGCATGGGACAGGCGCTCTCGAACGACTCGGTCGACGCCGCGATCCCCGCCCAGCCGTTCGCCGCGGAGATCATCGACCAGAAGTTCGCCGAGCACTTCACGTTCCCCTACGACCAGGCCGCAGGTGATCTGACCAACGTGGTGGTGGTCAGCAAGGACTACATCGCCAAGCAGCCCGACAAGGTCAAAGCGGTCGCGCAGGGCATGAGTGAACTCGTCCCGTACCTGAAAACTCCGGAAGGGCAGCAAGACTGGATCGGCGCGATCAAGAAGTACACCAACGTGCCGCAGCCCGCGATCGACGAGGCCATGACGCAACTCTCACCGAGCGTCGACATGCCGTTCACCCAGATCAAGGCGATCGCCGACGCCATGTACGCGCAGAAGCTGATCTCCAAGCCGCTGACCGACGCGCAACTGCGTGAGCACATCGACTACTCGATGCTCGCCACCGCAACCGGCCAGCCCTCCACGGAACTGGGCGACGCACAATGA
- a CDS encoding ABC transporter permease, which translates to MSDSMVLAEPQTQTTADPALGPQPRDLRSRTGNAATMIRRIAVGAIVPILILAGWDVVVRLEIFPKALIPSPSMVLSTLNDWATGSQGGMFYSGKLPGDVAATLERVAIGYLSAAVIGVLLGLLIGVSRWADELLTPTMRILGPVPPTTWIPVCIVVLGIGAVTNYFLVFLGAVFPIAASSTVAVSGVARDLVRAARMMGRGRLGTTFAVVLPAALPGIVGGLRIGLGLAWMMAVTSEMLAVRSGLGYTIWNCYNYLDYPGVFAAMIVLGICGLATDMLLRAITASALRWHTATGVRA; encoded by the coding sequence ATGAGCGACTCGATGGTTCTGGCCGAGCCGCAGACGCAGACCACCGCCGACCCGGCTCTCGGTCCGCAACCCCGCGATCTCCGAAGCAGAACCGGTAACGCCGCCACGATGATTCGACGGATAGCGGTCGGGGCGATCGTCCCGATCCTCATCCTGGCCGGATGGGATGTGGTGGTACGCCTGGAGATCTTTCCCAAGGCGCTCATCCCGTCGCCGTCGATGGTGCTGTCCACGCTGAACGACTGGGCCACCGGATCGCAGGGCGGCATGTTCTACAGCGGCAAGCTGCCCGGCGACGTTGCTGCGACACTGGAGCGAGTCGCGATCGGCTATCTGTCGGCGGCGGTGATCGGCGTCCTCCTCGGTCTGCTGATCGGCGTATCCCGATGGGCCGATGAACTTCTCACCCCGACCATGCGGATCCTCGGACCGGTTCCGCCCACCACCTGGATTCCGGTGTGCATCGTCGTTCTCGGCATCGGCGCGGTCACCAACTACTTCCTGGTGTTCCTGGGTGCGGTCTTCCCGATCGCGGCGTCGAGCACCGTGGCGGTCTCGGGAGTTGCCCGCGACCTGGTGCGTGCCGCTCGGATGATGGGCCGCGGCCGACTCGGCACCACGTTCGCGGTGGTCCTGCCCGCCGCGCTGCCCGGGATCGTCGGCGGGCTGCGCATCGGACTCGGCCTGGCCTGGATGATGGCGGTCACCTCGGAGATGCTGGCCGTACGTTCCGGCCTCGGCTACACCATCTGGAACTGCTACAACTACCTCGACTACCCGGGCGTGTTCGCCGCCATGATCGTCCTCGGGATCTGCGGTCTGGCAACCGATATGCTCCTGCGCGCGATCACCGCATCGGCCCTCCGCTGGCACACCGCAACAGGAGTACGCGCATGA
- a CDS encoding amidase — MTTETAVEQALSRYENYSWNNAFVHVDADAVRAEATVARPGTLHGDLFSVKDLFAVAGVPTRGGSLVLDDFRPEVDATAVARARRAGAVFFGKSNCAEFGFGIDTDTRLGGRVLHPTRDDLSPGGSSGGDAVAVATGIVDFAIAGDYGGSIRWPAQALGIFGLRPGVGNVPTYGRIGGLGADRSAPIGLARAPWRLASELEVVGVMARSAGKIADVIGVLADQQGHGESTGRVLVTDGSEIAPISDDVRTALSSVVEWARQGGLVVDPADGLFADALEAYSELRAKLDDHADVHELARGREELLCGSTRAVLEAAPREVVVGSDVRDAWTTAMRVRRRIGDALRGYDAVIVPCAPTGAVGSAEEVQVGGRSLSGHQLMAHLRAVSLTGLAALSMPVGHGDDGRPISVQLVGVPGTESRLCSLAERLASPNDSHLVGAGMNERRRR; from the coding sequence TTGACCACGGAAACTGCTGTCGAACAGGCGCTCTCCAGATACGAAAACTACTCGTGGAACAACGCTTTCGTCCACGTCGACGCCGACGCGGTACGTGCGGAGGCGACCGTCGCCCGTCCGGGGACGCTGCACGGCGACCTGTTCAGCGTCAAAGACCTGTTCGCTGTCGCCGGTGTCCCGACACGTGGGGGCAGCCTCGTCCTCGACGACTTTCGTCCCGAGGTCGATGCCACGGCGGTCGCCCGCGCGCGCCGGGCCGGTGCGGTCTTCTTCGGAAAGTCCAACTGTGCGGAATTCGGTTTCGGCATCGACACCGACACTCGCCTGGGCGGTCGGGTTCTGCACCCGACACGCGACGACCTGTCGCCCGGCGGATCGAGCGGCGGCGACGCGGTGGCCGTCGCGACCGGCATCGTCGACTTCGCGATCGCCGGCGACTACGGCGGCTCCATCCGCTGGCCAGCCCAGGCGCTCGGCATCTTCGGGCTCCGTCCGGGCGTGGGCAACGTTCCGACGTACGGACGCATCGGCGGGCTCGGTGCCGACCGCAGCGCACCGATCGGACTCGCCAGGGCCCCATGGCGACTGGCGAGCGAACTCGAAGTGGTCGGTGTGATGGCCCGGTCCGCAGGCAAGATCGCCGACGTCATCGGTGTGCTCGCGGATCAGCAGGGACACGGGGAGTCGACGGGCCGGGTGCTGGTCACCGACGGCTCGGAGATCGCGCCGATCTCCGACGATGTGCGGACCGCGTTGTCGTCGGTCGTCGAGTGGGCGCGGCAGGGCGGGCTGGTTGTCGACCCGGCCGACGGACTGTTCGCCGACGCCCTGGAGGCGTACAGCGAGCTACGCGCCAAGCTCGACGACCACGCCGATGTCCACGAATTGGCCCGTGGGCGTGAAGAACTCCTCTGCGGCTCCACCCGTGCGGTGCTGGAGGCCGCGCCGCGGGAGGTGGTCGTCGGCAGCGACGTTCGCGATGCGTGGACGACCGCCATGCGTGTCCGTCGGCGCATCGGCGATGCACTGAGAGGGTACGACGCCGTGATCGTGCCGTGCGCGCCGACCGGAGCGGTGGGCTCTGCCGAAGAGGTGCAGGTCGGCGGCAGATCGTTGTCGGGGCATCAGCTGATGGCACATCTGCGGGCGGTGTCGCTCACCGGGCTGGCCGCGTTGTCGATGCCGGTCGGCCACGGAGACGACGGGCGGCCGATATCGGTGCAGCTGGTGGGTGTTCCGGGGACCGAGAGCCGGTTGTGTTCTCTGGCAGAGCGTCTCGCATCGCCGAATGATTCGCACCTGGTGGGTGCAGGAATGAACGAGAGGAGGAGACGGTGA